tcactgacctcctccaccaccaggccccttcctacctcactgacttCCTCCACCATCACTCTCCTTCCCAtaacctgcgttcctcacaCGCCAACttcctgtccccacctcacagaaccaagcaccaaacctagggggacagagccttctccatagccgcccccaccctctggaactcactcccctcccatatccaaaactgctctgacccttcaggtatcaaatctcttttaaaaactcacctttttaagttagcttttcatttgtgattatactgttgttttgtttgtttgatctaTGTTCCTTcttccttgcttgtattgattttaacagttgtatagtgtctttgagtttctgaaaagtgctagataaatgaaatgtattattatcattatttattattattattatttattcacatAAATTcatgttaattcccatggaaagtttccatcTTTGAACATTCCCAGAGTTTTGCAAACCTACTTAAAGTACCTGAAAACTTCGTGCCAGTACTCTTTCACGTAAGACACTTGATGGAAGGGGATGTCCAGGATCTGACATACTTTGTAGGCGTCTTCACAGTCTGTCTCTGAAGTGCAAACCCCCTCCTCATCCAGGGAGTCCCAGTTCTTCATAAAAACTCCTGTTACATTATAGCCTTCATATAAagaatacaaatacatacactTACATACATCTCCTTTTGACTTGTATATTTCcagtgcacatgttttaaaagcACTAGTTCATTGAACATGAATGTGCTCAGGTATGTGGTGTCATAAGAGTTGTtcctctcacctctcctcttcAGTAACAGCGCCGCTACAGAGCTGTCTACGCCCCCAGACATGGCGAGCACGACATGACGAACAAAACTCATGTTTTCACCTCACAGCCCTTCCATCAACATATTACAACTACAACAAGAGCTTAGATAAAAAGTCCACAGACACCTTCCTACTGggtcctgctgcagctgctcacGGGGCAGACATGTTTTCGGTCCGTTCAATAATACTGTCCGACTAACAACATGCTCCAGTCCGGAACTATTGTGCTGGAGGGAGCCGCTTAAGTTGTTACACTGTTATGTATCGCGGAGCTCTCACTTTTTAGAGTTGCTGACCAAATATTAAGGTTAGTGGATTATAAACCAAACATATTTAACATATTTCAGGTTATTTGACGACTACTGTGTTGAGAAGTTATTGAAATTGAACGTCaaactctttttttcattttctgtcaggGTTAGTGGTCAGTGCACATGTCCAGTTTCAAGCGAACAACTAAAATCTATGGCTTCTTTAACACATTATTATTTTGGTCAAAGATGAATAAGGAtttgaaattagaaaaaaaaaaaaaattggctaAAAATGTCTATTTAGCCACTTTCTATCTTTATTAGAGTGTTGTGTATACAGCTCAACAACAgggatttgttttaaaaatgcaataatCTTTTTTCAGTGAATCACATGATTTTTCCCATGAAAAATGTCCTTCCTGGGTAACGGAAATGGAtttgaaaattaattaaaatatctATCATTCTTGTCATTTAAAAGTTAGTAGATGACTATAGTTAGAGCTcaacaaacaaatgttacaatgttaaaatgttacaatgtcatttagcagacccttttatccaaagcgacgtacatacgagaacaagaacaacacaggcAAAGAtgtagacaagaggaaacaagatcagtaagagtaacaaagtgcttcaagtccatttgggtgcaggtactgccaagcagtgtaaagacaatgcacaaaaataaataagaatttttttttttttttcaaaataaggaacaatcaacaattaacatcaccacaataatgaccaaagtaccaagtgctgggtcactcaagacctgaacacagattcccagagtattTGCTGTCGCCAAATACTGctcagaaaacaacattttcttttttattcaattttctatttatttaagttcaagatagatttatacagcacattctcaaattatcacttttttttcacaagaaaaacaaaaacaaagaggacagttttgtcattgtgttttttgatttgccgttgtgttttttgatttgccgttgtgttttctgatttgcggttgtgttttttgatttgtcgttgtgttttctgatttgcggttgtgttttttgatttgccgttttgttttctgatttgtcgttttgttttctgatttgtcgttgtgttttctgatttgtcgttgtgttttctgatttgctgttgtgttttctgatttgccatttagttttttgatttgccgttgtgttttctgatttgccattttgttttttgatttgtcgttgtgttttctgatttgccgttgtgttttctgatttgtggttgtgttttctgatttgctgttgtgttttctgatttgtcgttgtgttttctgatttgtcgttgtgttttctgatttgccgttgtgttttttgatttgccgttgtattttctgatttgccgttgtattttctgatttgcagttgtgttttttgatttgcagttgtgttttctgatttgcagttgtgttttctgatttgcagttgtgttttctgatttgcagttgtgttttctgatttgcagttgtgttttctgatttgcagttgtgttttctgatttgccgttgtgttttttgatttgccgttgtgttttctgatttgccgttgtattttttgatttgcagttgtgttttctgatttgcagttgtgatttctgatttgccgttgtgttttttgatttgccgttgtgttttttggatttggagttgtgttttctgatttgccaatgtgtttttctgatttgccgttgtgttttctgatttgccgttgtgttttctgatttgccgttgtgttttctgatttgccgttgtgttttctgatttgcctttgtgttttctgttttgccgttgtgttttttgatttgccgttgtgttttctgatttgccgttgtgttttctgatttgttgttttgttttctgatttgtcgttgtgttttctgatttgccgttgtgttttctgatttgtggttgtgttttctgatttgctgttgtgttttctgatttgtcgttgtgttttctgatttgtcgttgtgttttctgatttgccgttgtgttttttgatttgccgttgtattttctgatttgccgttgtattttctgatttgcagttgtgttttttgatttgcagttgtgttttctgatttgcagttgtgttttctgatttgcagttgtgttttctgatttgcagttgtgttttctgatttgcagttgtgttttctgatttgcagttgtgttttctgatttgcagttgtgttttctgatttgcagttgtgttttctgatttgccgttgtgttttttgatttgccgttgtgttttctgatttgccgttgtattttttgatttgcagttgtgttttctgatttgcagttgtgatttctgatttgccgttgtgttttttgatttgccgttgtgttttttggatttggagttgtgttttctgatttgccaatgtgtttttctgatttgccgttgtgttttctgatttgccgttgtgttttctgatttgccgttgtgttttctgatttgccgttgtgttttctgatttgcctttgtgttttctgttttgccgttgtgttttttgatttgccgttgtgttttctgatttgccgttgtgttttctgatttgttgttttgttttctgatttgtcgttgtgttttctgatttgccgttgtgttttctgatttgtggttgtgttttctgatttgctgttgtgttttctgatttgtcgttgtgttttctgatttgtcgttgtgttttctgatttgccgttgtgttttttgatttgccgttgtattttctgatttgccgttgtattttctgatttgcagttgtgttttttgatttgcagttgtgttttctgatttgcagttgtgttttctgatttgcagttgtgttttctgatttgcagttgtgttttctgatttgcagttgtgttttctgatttgccgttgtgttttttgatttgccgttgtgttttctgatttgccgttgtattttttgatttgcagttgtgttttctgatttgcagttgtgatttctgatttgccgttgtgttttttgatttgccgttgtgttttttggatttggagttgtgttttctgatttgccgttgtgttttctgatttgccgttgtgttttttgatttgccgttgtgttttctgatttgctgttgtgttttctgatttgccgttgtgttttctgatttgctgttgtgttttctgatttgctgttgtgttttctgatttgctgttgtgttttctgatttgctgttgtgttttctgatttgccgttgtgttttctgatttgctgttgtgttttctgatttgctgttgtgttttctgatttgccgttttgttttctgatttgccgttgtgttttctgttttgccgttgtgttttctgatttgctgttgtgttttctgatttgccgttttgttttctgatttgctgttgtgttttctgatttgctgttgtgttttctgatttgccgttgtattttctgatttggagttgtgttttctgatttgccgttgtgtttttgggatttgccgttgtgttttttgatttgccgttgtattttctgatttgccgttgtgttttttgatttgccgttgtatttcctgatttgccgttgtattttctgatttgcagttgtgttttttgatttgcagttgtgatttgcacttcagggccaccgtaaagGACATTCAGAAATCCAAATATGTAGATAAAAGTATTTCTTGCATATATATGTAAATAAGCTTAGTGTTGTGACTATATTTGTGGGTATCATTGCAAATATCTACACAATTATGCCCCAGTACATAATCAAtgcttttattaagatttctgacatttttagaaTATTTTTGGACTTAGATTTTAAGCCCGGACGTTCTCCAGGAAGGACAGTTCTGTATTTTTGAACTCAATTGCTccttaaattagattttttttattgtaaaaattCATATGAGTAGGTAAAGTGGAGAGAGTTGAATAATGTAATGTggtatttttaaatctttatatatttttaacattataatTATGCTTTGGACAACAGAAATGAAATGCCATGTCTTTGACTCAtatcttttgtaatttttcaGAAGATAAATGAGAGCCATGGCAGTAGATGAGACATACCATAACATTAAACTAATGTTAAAACTGTATGCCTGTATTATTGTCATAAAGTGTAGATTTTATGCAGTCCAATATAGTGGCTACACAATGCATATTTGTATCCTCGATATTGAAATGTGTGTGCCTAACAGATGGGGGAGGTGTCAGCAGATTTAATCACCCTGGATCTGCTAAGAGAAGCCAGGGAGACAGTGAGAAGCAGCCCGCTGGGTGTCATCAATACTCCCATGATCCCTTGGTGCCAGACTACCCTGCCTCTTCACATTAACTGCAAAATCCACATTAAATTGGAGAACATGCAGAGAACAGGTTAGAGAAAACTACCAAGAATCCATGTCACTTCATCTCAAAGAGTGATTCTCCAGTGATGTTGCATGCATACATAATATTTATGTTCAATTTAATCAACAGGGTCATTTAAGATAAGAGGAGTAGCCAATCAGTTTGCCAGGCGACCCAAGGGTGGTCATTTTGTCACAATGTCTGCTGGGAACTATGGGAAATCTTTTGCTTATGCCTCAAAGCATTTTGGATCAAAGGGCAAAGTGGTAATGCCAGAAACTGCTCCAGTGTCCAGATCCATCCTCATACAGGTAAAAGGGTATTTACTGACTGACAGAAATGAAGTTGataaaaaatgtcttcatgtaAAGTTAGATCAGGTTGTAAAAGTCTCATCTTCTCATCCAGAGTTTTGGTGCTGAGGTGGAGCGAGTTCCAACTTCCTGTCTGATGAGTGTGGTTAACCGCTGCGTGCAGGAGGACAGCATGACGTTCCTACACTCATATGATGACCTGGATCTTATAGCAGGGCATGCCAGGTACAATACTCAGCACTGACCGGGAAATTGGTTTGTTATTTAGTGGATAAAAAAGGGTGTTAGAATATTTTTacagtgaaatatttcattcttttaatGTGCCTCAAatcaatgatgaatgatggagtCTAGTTTATAATGTATGGGGtgttgtttgtaaagttgtgcacattgAAAATAACAGCCACAATTCTTCACAcctagctccaaaacatcattaaaacgtAGTGagaattttttacatttattttgttgtgaaaaatatattgaagTTACaaacactgttaaatccaaatgctaaatctaaatctaaatgttaaatatgaatctaaatgttaaatgtcaaatataaatgttagaaataaatataaatgttaaatctaaatgttgaatgttaaatctaaatgttgaacgttaaatgttaaatctaaatgttaaatctaaatgttgaatctaaatgttaaatctaaatgttaaacctaaatgctaaatgttgctctgtgattcTAAATATTAAGCTgttatgcaaattcacactgtcgCCAAGCGGaaatgccaaaataaaagcttcataaagcgatacagatttagcaatagcaacttagcttgtccgtatcATAGACTGGGTCGTAAATCATGTaatggcctccaaaactgccttgcCAACATTCATACTGCGGGCAGTCCGGCTAGCATTCtataggagtcagtactgacacaCTTTGGTCAGGATATCTGTATCGccttatgaagcttttattttgttaatagAGGcgccatttaacatttatatttgtatttaacatttaatatctaTAGATATTTAAcaatttgatttaacatttaacatttagatttagatttaccatttggatttaccatttaacatttagattcatatttagcatttggatttaacatttagttacagcggatagccacctctattttaaataatgcctcacaccctctgcaacatttaacatttatattacatttatattatatttaacatttatatttaccatttggatttaacatttagattcatatttagcatttggatctaacatttaacatttatatttaacatttaatatctatagatatttaacatttatatttaacattaatatttatatttaccatttggttttaacatttaacatttatattacatttatattatatttaacatttatatttagcatttggatttaacatttagattcatattaagcatttggatttaacatttatatttaacatttaatatctatagatatttaccatttatatttaacatttatatttatatttaccatgtggttttaacatttaacatttatatcacatttatattatatttaacatttatatttagcatttggatttaacatttagattcatatttagcatttggatttaacatttatatttaacatttaatatctatagatatttaacatttatatttaacaattataCTTATATTTACCAtttggttttaacatttaacatttatattacatttatattatatttcacatttatatttaccatttggatttaacatttagattcatatttagcatttggatttaacatttatatttaacatttaatatctatagatatttaacatttatatttaacaattatatttatatttaccatttggttttaacatttaacatttatattacatttatattatatttaaatttatatttaccatttggatttaacatttagatttatatttagcatttggatttaacatttatatttaacatttaatatctatagatatttaccatttatatttaacatttatatttatatttaccatttggttttaacatttaaaatttatattacatttatattatatttaacatttatatttaccatttggatttaacatttagattcatatttagcatttggatttaacatttatatttaacatttaatatctatagatatttaacatttatatttaacaattatatttatattttccatttggttttaacatttaacatttatattacatttatattatatttaacatttatatttaccatttggatttaacatttagattcctatttagcatttggatttaatatttatatttaacatttaatatctatagatatttaacatttatatttaacaattatatttatatttaccatttggttttaacatttaacatttatattacatttatattatatttaaatttatatttaccatttggatttaacatttagatttatatttagcatttggatttaacagtgatagtaacttaaaaatatttttcacaacaaaattaaatgtgcaaaagatcacaaatattgctctaaatgtcaTAAAagaattactttaaaaaattcaCGCTGCGTTTTCATGACGTCTTGGAGCTGAATGTGGAGAACTGTTATTGttactgttattttcagtgtgcacaactttacaaacggcatCCCATAATAACGTCTCATCAGTAGCACACAAAATGTCAGCTCAAATCAACAGTGTAGGTTGattgtgtacagtatgtgtttgtgtttgttcagtcTTGGTATGGAGCTGCTTGAGGTGATGCCTGAGCCTGATGTGGTGGTGGTCTGCTGTGGTGGAGGGGGTCTGCTAGCAGGAGTAGCTGCCGCCATCAAACTGTCAGGCTGTGATAAGACCAGAATCTATGGAGTGGAACCAGAAGGAGGTAACAGGAGAACAGAGGAGTAGAGATATGACTTGATGTTTTACCTGCACATGAAGCTGAAAAATGCAGCGAGTTTAGCAAACTCTGAcatcattttgactttttgtatCTTGTTGAACTCAGCATGCACAATGTACAACAGTTTCATTGAGAAGAAGCCAGTGGGCATGGACACCAAGAGTATTGCCTCAGGACTAGCACCACCTTTTGCAGGTAACAGACAGGAAGTTCCTGTTGATTTTTCTCTGCATTGTTTTAGAGTTCCAGAACTTTCtccagttaaacaaagaaaaaactgaaatgattgtttttggaggaagagaggttaaaggttactgctcagctccaatctgcacagatgaaatgttcaaaccaagccagaacccttggtgtagtcttagactcagaccttaatttcagcagccactttaaaacaattaaaaagtcagcctactatcaccttaagaatatatcaaggattaaaggactcatgtctcagcaggatgcagaaaaactcctccatgcatttatctttagcagactagactactgtaacggggtctttacaggactccctaaaaagtccatcagacgactgcagctcatacagaatgctgctgctcgagtcctaacaaggaccagaacagtagaccacatcactccagttcttagatctctacactggcttcctgtctgtcagagaatagactttaaaatcctgctgatggtttataaagacctgaatggtttaggcccaaaatacattgctgatctgctgctactgtatgaaccacctggacctctgaggtcatcaggtactggtctgctttcagttcctagagtcagaacgaaacatggtgaagcagcgtttagtcattatggaccacatatctggaacacactccctgaaagctgcaggtctgctccaactctcacctcttttaaatcaaagactaagacttttttatttacctctgccttcttatcttagctcattttaactcactttaaatgcaaatgtactttgatatatttctaattttccttttcttttctgttttattatatttgtcattttaattgtgttcttcttttatgcctgtatgaatgtctccaatgcttttaatgttttaatgtaaagcacattgagttgccctcgtgtatgaaatgccctatacaaataaacttgccttgccttttaaAATACTGATTATGCAATTACTTTTGCTGTACTAGAAATGGCTATTACCTACATACACAGCTTATTTAAGCCTATGTTGCAGCTAGGGTTGTTAATTGCAtcacttttcctttcttttttctttgcattccAGGCACACTACCCTTTGAGCTGTGTCAGCGTTATGTAGAGGGGATCGTCCTTGTGActgatgaagaaataaagaaagcagtTTCCGTCCTCTACAGTTCTGGACTTGTAGTAGAGCCATCAGGCTCTGCTGCATTTGCTGCCATCTTTAACGACAAGATTCCAGAGCTGGAGGGAAAAAACATTGTGTGTATCCTCAGCGGGGGAAACATTGGAAAAGATGAGCTCGTTCATTTCCCAGGCTGACAAAGTAAACCTTAAATGACACCAAGTTTCCTATTAGCTCCTTCCTTCTGACGTATTGGCAGTTTTTCTCCTAATACTGCAGCTATAGTATAAAGTATAAAGTGTATTGTAACATGATATTTGAGATGGCTTGAGATAGATTGGGTCATCTTTTGATATTTGAAGCAAAATAACTAAGATATCAATATaaatttcatttttatacaATGTTGTTTTCTCtagtttattttaaagcagACTTGTGTTAATAATCACCTCAGCCTCATTTCAGTGTGTGCAATTGTGAAGATAAGATAGTAAATACTTTACTGATCCCTGGGGGAATTAGAtttttgcagcaacacagacacagtaacacaggggtgtcaaacatgcggcctgcggaccaaaaccggcccgccagaggttgcaatccggcccacggaacgactttgcaaagtgaaaaaattacagattagacattaactgcaaattttcaataaaagtaactactattttaaatttgtcctctgagggtcgcatacaatcatagtgctgatggagcgcacctgaacagcactttttcccaggacttttttctcaaagtgagaaaatagatgactagctgtttgcataatccggttgagattcattaagtctttttagagcgctataagatgatccactaactactaacactagcacaacacccctgcatacaacactgtccagcaagcaaacagttcctttcTGAGTTGAGGGGTCCAGGAtagccaactttaccttcttcattattataatctctctgttcttttgcagtaaaaatgacactctgtgtcaggtgaattgataacttgtttggtgtgtttgcagcaggtttcagtgcttaaagagtaaaatgttctgccccactatgagactcatcatggagaactgtttttgtagaaagatagttgattacattttcagcacatacttgtactattttgcactaaaacaaagggaaaaatgcaaagttgtcgttatttataggttattatgttatgattttactggtccggcccacttcagatcaacttgggctgtgtgtggcccctgaactgaaatgagtttgacacccctgcagtaGCAAGAGTAATGCAAGAATAATAGAgcccaaataaagtagagagtacatttaataaagtaaaactaaaaatagatcatgaaaaaataagaatacaatttaaagtaatataaaaatgttacacatggtgTTAACagttgtaattacaggcagGAAGCAAATGTTATTCAGTAGCTACATGTTGACATGGttttattatcaatcaatctttatttgtatagcgccaaatcacaacaaacgttatctcaagatgcttttacaaacagagcaggtctagatcatactttatgttaaattatgaacaaagacccaataccaaaacaggaaaagatgcagtcccatcttactgataggactcagtcttatctc
Above is a genomic segment from Notolabrus celidotus isolate fNotCel1 chromosome 21, fNotCel1.pri, whole genome shotgun sequence containing:
- the srr gene encoding L-threonine dehydratase catabolic TdcB, giving the protein MGEVSADLITLDLLREARETVRSSPLGVINTPMIPWCQTTLPLHINCKIHIKLENMQRTGSFKIRGVANQFARRPKGGHFVTMSAGNYGKSFAYASKHFGSKGKVVMPETAPVSRSILIQSFGAEVERVPTSCLMSVVNRCVQEDSMTFLHSYDDLDLIAGHASLGMELLEVMPEPDVVVVCCGGGGLLAGVAAAIKLSGCDKTRIYGVEPEGACTMYNSFIEKKPVGMDTKSIASGLAPPFAGTLPFELCQRYVEGIVLVTDEEIKKAVSVLYSSGLVVEPSGSAAFAAIFNDKIPELEGKNIVCILSGGNIGKDELVHFPG